One stretch of Brevibacillus laterosporus DNA includes these proteins:
- a CDS encoding DedA family protein codes for MQLDTILELINQYGYFALFFALWLGIVGMPIPDEVIVMTGGMVGSFGILHTVPAFLVTYLGVISGLSLGYVLGYKVGVPVIDRIRRKKHMDIYIVRAEHLLQKYGSQALVISYFLPVVRHVVPYLVGISKMSFRRYALFSFTTGFLWTLLFFILGHFLGSNAASVGYLIAEYSKYLLIFLPVIAVVVFFLMSKRRRNKINAAKG; via the coding sequence GTGCAGTTGGACACGATACTTGAGTTAATTAATCAATATGGCTATTTTGCTTTGTTTTTTGCCCTATGGTTAGGCATTGTTGGTATGCCGATTCCAGATGAAGTAATTGTCATGACGGGCGGTATGGTTGGATCGTTTGGTATTCTACATACAGTTCCGGCGTTTTTGGTCACCTATTTAGGGGTTATTTCCGGGCTGTCTCTTGGATATGTCTTAGGATATAAGGTTGGCGTTCCGGTGATAGATCGCATTCGGCGTAAAAAGCACATGGATATTTATATTGTACGAGCGGAACATCTCTTGCAAAAGTATGGGAGTCAGGCGTTGGTGATTAGTTATTTTCTACCGGTTGTACGCCATGTAGTACCGTATTTAGTCGGGATTAGCAAAATGTCTTTTCGTCGGTATGCTTTATTCTCCTTTACGACTGGATTTCTTTGGACATTATTATTTTTTATCCTCGGACACTTTTTAGGGAGCAACGCTGCTTCAGTAGGGTACCTGATTGCTGAATATAGTAAATATCTCCTGATTTTTCTTCCTGTAATAGCGGTAGTTGTCTTTTTTTTGATGAGCAAGAGGAGGAGAAATAAGATAAATGCGGCAAAAGGATAG
- a CDS encoding MarR family transcriptional regulator, whose amino-acid sequence MEETPYLDSLELLLSRVVRTYNYQMWQMSHEVGIYPGQLPVLFLLKKKNGRVQKELVHKMKVKAATITVMLNRMEKSGLIERQPDPDDLRASRVYLTELGREKLERIEEVIKEIEKKCFEGFRDEEKVLLRRFLTHMHRNLTE is encoded by the coding sequence GTGGAAGAGACCCCTTATCTAGATTCTCTAGAACTGTTATTATCGCGCGTGGTGCGAACGTATAATTATCAAATGTGGCAAATGTCTCATGAAGTGGGAATCTATCCGGGACAATTGCCGGTTTTATTTCTGCTGAAAAAGAAAAATGGAAGGGTACAAAAAGAACTGGTCCATAAGATGAAGGTAAAGGCAGCAACGATAACGGTCATGCTTAATCGCATGGAGAAATCTGGCTTGATTGAACGTCAACCTGACCCAGATGATTTAAGAGCTTCTCGGGTTTATTTGACTGAACTGGGAAGAGAGAAATTAGAACGGATAGAAGAAGTTATTAAAGAGATTGAGAAAAAATGTTTTGAGGGTTTTCGGGATGAGGAGAAAGTCTTGCTTCGACGATTTTTAACACATATGCATCGTAATTTAACGGAATGA
- a CDS encoding ABC transporter ATP-binding protein: MGKLFTYILPYKKYAAAAIVLMFLEVVMDLLQPTLMAHIIDRGIANGDVNYIIQTGMIMVGVALLGIVGGVGCIYFASIASQNFGADVRQDLFSHIQSFSFDKLDQFKTSSLITRLTNDVTQVQTVVLMMLRMLTRFPLLFIGGIIMAFSLNAKMALVLLVTVPLLIIALALIIKKGFPLFKKVQASLDKVNGVTRENLAGVRVVKAFVRSDYEKERFQTENEQLADVSVKAARTMALMMPIMMLLMNISIVAIIWFGGFQVNVGNMQLGEVIAFTNYMTQILFALMMAGMMLMMVSRAKVSADRIVEVMDTKTTIKDVGQKNVQAHTGKVEFDNVSFQYTGASGEPVLKDLSFTATPGERIAILGATGSGKSTLVNLLPRFYDVTEGRILLDGTDIRELKLQELRKNIGMVLQEAVLFSGTIRDNIRWGDPEASEAQVIAAAKAAQADEFIDKLPAGYDTVVGQRGVNLSGGQKQRLSIARALLTKPDILILDDSTSAVDLTTEARIQSALKEQLGHATCFIVAQRISSVLEADKIIVLDNGQITDIGTHQELLERSDVYQDIYRSQVREEAI, from the coding sequence ATGGGTAAACTTTTTACGTATATTCTACCTTACAAGAAATATGCGGCAGCAGCTATTGTGCTAATGTTTCTTGAGGTTGTTATGGATTTACTCCAGCCGACGCTGATGGCTCATATTATAGACCGAGGTATCGCGAATGGAGACGTAAATTACATCATCCAAACAGGGATGATTATGGTGGGGGTTGCCCTTTTGGGGATTGTTGGCGGAGTAGGCTGTATTTACTTTGCCAGTATCGCTTCCCAAAATTTTGGTGCAGATGTAAGACAAGATCTGTTTAGCCATATACAGAGCTTTTCTTTTGACAAACTGGATCAGTTCAAAACCTCCTCTTTAATTACCCGACTTACTAATGATGTAACGCAGGTACAAACCGTGGTATTGATGATGTTACGCATGTTAACACGATTTCCGCTTCTGTTTATAGGTGGGATAATCATGGCTTTTTCACTGAATGCCAAAATGGCCCTTGTGTTGCTTGTGACGGTACCTCTTCTAATAATAGCGCTTGCTTTAATCATCAAAAAGGGCTTTCCTTTGTTTAAAAAAGTGCAGGCTAGTTTGGATAAAGTAAACGGAGTTACACGAGAAAATTTGGCGGGAGTAAGGGTAGTAAAAGCTTTTGTTCGTTCTGATTATGAAAAGGAACGTTTTCAAACAGAGAATGAGCAGTTAGCTGATGTATCTGTAAAGGCTGCACGGACAATGGCCTTGATGATGCCGATTATGATGTTGTTAATGAATATAAGTATTGTCGCGATTATCTGGTTTGGTGGTTTTCAAGTGAATGTAGGTAACATGCAGCTTGGAGAAGTAATTGCTTTTACAAACTACATGACGCAAATTTTGTTCGCGTTAATGATGGCTGGAATGATGTTGATGATGGTGTCACGGGCGAAAGTATCTGCCGATCGGATCGTGGAGGTAATGGATACCAAAACCACCATTAAAGATGTTGGGCAAAAAAACGTTCAAGCGCATACAGGAAAAGTTGAATTCGACAATGTATCCTTTCAATATACGGGAGCTAGTGGTGAGCCAGTACTGAAAGACTTATCGTTTACGGCTACTCCAGGAGAAAGAATTGCTATCTTGGGTGCTACAGGTTCAGGTAAATCTACGTTGGTCAATCTACTTCCGCGTTTTTATGATGTGACGGAAGGTCGCATTTTATTGGATGGAACGGATATTCGTGAGCTGAAGCTCCAGGAACTTCGCAAAAACATCGGAATGGTTCTACAGGAGGCTGTACTGTTCTCAGGTACCATTCGCGACAATATCCGCTGGGGTGATCCCGAGGCTTCGGAAGCTCAGGTGATAGCCGCAGCAAAGGCAGCTCAAGCTGATGAATTTATTGATAAATTGCCTGCTGGCTATGATACAGTGGTCGGTCAACGCGGGGTCAATCTTTCGGGTGGGCAAAAACAGCGTTTGTCTATTGCTCGTGCCCTACTAACAAAGCCAGACATTCTTATTTTGGACGATAGCACTAGTGCGGTTGATTTGACGACGGAAGCCCGTATTCAAAGTGCGTTAAAAGAACAATTAGGGCATGCGACTTGTTTTATCGTTGCGCAACGCATTAGCTCCGTGCTGGAGGCAGATAAAATCATTGTGTTAGACAACGGACAGATTACAGATATCGGAACTCACCAAGAGCTGCTAGAACGTTCGGACGTTTATCAGGATATCTATCGTTCCCAAGTAAGAGAGGAGGCGATCTAG
- a CDS encoding ABC transporter ATP-binding protein has product MNRGVSRPGRSKEMTGMPIVKPKNSMEALKRLWRYLQEQRWSLFFVFFLVLASSGFALMGPLLIGKAIDSMGITTGQVQFPLLAKIVVGLIAVYILGALASWLQTYLMASVSQKTVKNMRKDIFDKVQTLPLRFFDEKPRGDLMSRLTNDVENINNTLSQATTQIFSSLITVIGAIGMMLMLSPSLTLVSLIVVPLGLFITKKIAERTRKLFLEQQTELGQLNGYIEEMISGQRVVKAFNREQETIEQFAEKNQRLKKVGAQAQVFSGIIPPLMNAINNLSFALVACVGGYMAVQGAITIGIITAFLNYSKQFARPLNEMANQFNMLQSAFAGAERVFEVLDEEPEFADQTVAHPLEQVAGKVEFKDVTFGYKSDEPVLKGIHLTAEPGQMIALVGPTGSGKTTIVNLLMRFYDVQKGSVTVDGQDVRQIEKENLRSSIGMVLQDTYLFAGTVKENIRYGRLDATDEQVMHAAHMANAHSFIERLPEGYDTKLTEDASNISQGQRQLLTIARAILADPSILILDEATSSIDTRTEMQIQKALKVLMQGRTSFVIAHRLSTIREADQILVINQGEIIERGSHEELLKQKGFYYNLYHTQFKNQAS; this is encoded by the coding sequence ATGAATAGAGGGGTATCGAGACCAGGTCGTTCAAAAGAAATGACAGGGATGCCGATTGTTAAACCGAAAAATTCCATGGAGGCCCTTAAGCGGCTATGGAGGTATTTACAGGAGCAGCGATGGTCGTTATTCTTTGTGTTTTTTCTAGTGTTGGCTAGTTCTGGCTTTGCTTTGATGGGTCCCTTACTGATTGGAAAGGCCATTGATAGCATGGGAATAACCACTGGGCAGGTTCAGTTTCCTTTATTAGCTAAAATTGTTGTTGGTTTAATTGCCGTATATATTTTAGGTGCACTTGCTTCTTGGTTACAAACCTATTTAATGGCAAGCGTGTCTCAAAAAACAGTCAAGAATATGCGAAAAGATATTTTTGATAAAGTACAAACGTTGCCTCTGCGCTTTTTTGATGAAAAGCCTCGTGGTGATTTGATGAGCCGTCTAACCAATGACGTTGAGAATATTAACAACACACTCTCGCAAGCAACAACACAAATTTTCTCCAGCCTCATTACCGTTATAGGGGCCATTGGAATGATGCTGATGCTAAGCCCTTCTTTAACGTTAGTTAGTCTCATCGTGGTTCCACTTGGTTTATTTATTACCAAAAAAATTGCAGAACGCACCCGTAAGCTCTTTTTGGAACAACAGACAGAGCTAGGTCAATTAAATGGGTATATAGAAGAAATGATTTCGGGACAACGGGTGGTTAAAGCTTTTAATCGTGAACAAGAAACCATCGAGCAATTCGCAGAAAAAAATCAACGTTTGAAAAAAGTGGGTGCTCAAGCTCAGGTGTTCTCAGGGATCATTCCCCCACTGATGAATGCTATTAATAATCTAAGCTTTGCACTGGTTGCATGTGTTGGTGGATACATGGCTGTGCAAGGGGCTATCACGATCGGGATCATAACTGCCTTTTTAAATTACTCTAAGCAGTTTGCTCGTCCGTTAAATGAGATGGCCAATCAATTTAACATGCTACAATCAGCTTTTGCTGGTGCAGAACGTGTATTTGAGGTATTGGATGAAGAACCAGAATTCGCTGATCAAACGGTGGCACATCCCCTTGAACAAGTGGCAGGCAAAGTAGAGTTTAAGGATGTTACCTTTGGCTATAAATCGGATGAACCTGTCTTGAAGGGGATTCATCTGACAGCGGAACCTGGGCAGATGATCGCGTTGGTTGGGCCTACAGGTTCAGGAAAAACAACAATTGTAAATCTATTGATGAGATTCTACGATGTTCAGAAGGGGAGTGTCACTGTGGATGGGCAGGATGTACGTCAGATTGAAAAAGAGAATCTGCGTTCATCTATTGGAATGGTGTTGCAAGATACCTATCTATTTGCAGGTACTGTAAAAGAAAACATTCGCTACGGTAGACTTGATGCTACAGACGAGCAAGTCATGCATGCAGCCCATATGGCGAATGCCCATTCTTTTATTGAACGCTTGCCAGAAGGCTACGATACGAAGCTTACGGAGGACGCTAGCAATATCAGTCAAGGACAGCGCCAATTGCTGACCATTGCACGGGCAATTCTAGCAGACCCATCCATTTTGATTCTGGACGAAGCGACCAGTAGTATTGATACCAGAACTGAGATGCAAATACAGAAAGCATTGAAAGTATTAATGCAAGGTCGTACTAGCTTTGTGATTGCCCACCGTTTAAGTACTATTCGGGAAGCGGATCAAATCCTGGTAATTAACCAAGGGGAGATTATCGAGCGTGGCAGTCATGAAGAATTATTGAAACAGAAAGGCTTTTACTATAATCTGTATCATACACAATTTAAGAATCAAGCTTCTTGA